A genome region from Balneolaceae bacterium includes the following:
- the mnmG gene encoding tRNA uridine-5-carboxymethylaminomethyl(34) synthesis enzyme MnmG, with product MSSLYPDYDVIVVGAGHAGSEAAGAAAGLGAKTLLITMDLDAIAKMSCNPAIGGIAKGQLVREIDALGGLMGIVADKTGVQYRMLNTSKGPAMWSPRCQSDRALYSKTMRRELEKKKNLYFRQDNVVDVLTDDEGNRVTGVRTKTGQSFVAQTVILTTGTFGNGLIHIGEHNFGGGRSGENASVGISAALERLGFEVGRLKTGTPPRIDGRTIDYDQLEIQYGDENPSPFSFMTDKLPSKEEQLTCWMGYTSEEVHEVLRGGFDRSPMFNGRIESPGPRYCPSIEDKIDRFADKDSHQLFLEPEGWNTYEMYLNGFSTSLPEDVQYKALRTISGFEKAHMLRPGYAIEYDYFPPYQIKRSMETKTVDGLFFAGQINGTTGYEEAACQGLMAGINAARAVSGDEPLILQRSEAYIGVLIDDLITKGTEEPYRMFTSRAEHRILLRQDNADLRLTELGHKISLASEERFQRYKTKKEAVDKVHDLLAEYTVYPEKMDPMLQERGTSALDQPVRAKTLVPRPELHIHDLFQADPQLREKAHAISDDKDVFDQVEIQIKYAGYIEKEFKMVEEMKEKEEMNIPEELNYGNINSLSSEGRSKLDRIRPETLGQASRISGVSASDVAVLMVYLKD from the coding sequence ATGAGCTCCCTCTATCCCGATTACGACGTAATTGTGGTCGGCGCAGGACACGCAGGAAGCGAAGCTGCCGGAGCGGCGGCAGGCCTGGGCGCCAAGACCCTTCTTATCACCATGGACCTGGACGCCATTGCCAAGATGTCCTGCAATCCCGCCATAGGCGGCATCGCCAAGGGTCAGCTCGTGCGTGAGATCGACGCGCTCGGAGGACTGATGGGCATCGTGGCCGACAAGACCGGCGTGCAGTACCGCATGCTCAACACCAGTAAGGGTCCCGCCATGTGGAGCCCTCGCTGCCAGAGCGACCGAGCCCTCTACTCCAAGACCATGCGCCGGGAGCTGGAGAAGAAAAAGAATCTTTATTTCCGCCAAGACAACGTGGTAGATGTACTCACCGACGATGAGGGGAATCGGGTCACCGGGGTACGCACAAAAACCGGCCAAAGCTTTGTGGCCCAAACAGTTATACTAACAACCGGCACCTTCGGAAACGGGCTTATTCATATTGGGGAGCACAACTTCGGGGGTGGTCGCTCCGGGGAGAACGCTTCCGTGGGCATTTCTGCCGCTCTGGAGAGGCTGGGCTTCGAAGTGGGACGACTTAAAACCGGCACCCCGCCCCGTATCGACGGCCGAACCATCGACTACGATCAGCTGGAAATTCAGTACGGTGACGAGAATCCCTCGCCCTTCTCCTTTATGACCGACAAGCTGCCCTCCAAAGAGGAGCAGCTTACCTGCTGGATGGGTTACACCAGCGAAGAGGTGCACGAGGTGCTGCGCGGCGGCTTCGACCGAAGCCCCATGTTCAACGGCCGGATCGAATCGCCCGGCCCGCGCTACTGTCCCAGCATCGAGGACAAGATCGACCGCTTTGCCGATAAGGACTCCCATCAGCTCTTCCTGGAACCGGAAGGATGGAATACCTACGAGATGTATCTGAACGGCTTTTCCACCTCCCTTCCCGAGGACGTGCAATACAAGGCACTGCGCACCATTTCGGGATTTGAGAAGGCGCATATGCTGCGGCCAGGCTACGCAATTGAATACGACTACTTCCCACCCTACCAGATAAAGCGCAGCATGGAGACCAAGACGGTGGACGGTCTCTTCTTTGCCGGGCAGATCAACGGCACCACGGGCTACGAGGAGGCCGCCTGCCAGGGACTGATGGCCGGCATCAACGCCGCGCGAGCAGTGTCAGGCGACGAGCCCCTCATCCTGCAACGCTCTGAAGCCTACATAGGGGTGCTCATTGACGATCTGATCACCAAGGGGACCGAGGAGCCCTACCGAATGTTCACCTCGCGCGCAGAACATCGCATCCTGCTGCGCCAGGACAATGCCGACCTGCGACTTACAGAACTGGGACACAAAATAAGTCTGGCGAGCGAGGAGCGTTTCCAACGCTATAAGACCAAAAAAGAAGCCGTGGACAAGGTCCACGATCTGTTGGCAGAATACACGGTTTATCCCGAAAAGATGGATCCCATGCTGCAGGAACGAGGCACCTCTGCCTTGGACCAGCCCGTACGTGCAAAAACCCTCGTCCCCCGTCCCGAACTGCATATCCATGACCTCTTCCAGGCCGATCCCCAACTGCGCGAGAAAGCCCACGCTATTTCCGACGATAAAGACGTTTTCGACCAGGTGGAAATTCAGATCAAGTACGCCGGCTATATTGAGAAGGAGTTTAAAATGGTCGAAGAGATGAAGGAGAAGGAGGAGATGAATATTCCCGAGGAGCTCAATTACGGCAACATTAACAGCCTCAGCTCAGAAGGACGCAGCAAACTGGACCGCATTCGACCCGAAACCCTCGGCCAGGCGAGTCGCATCAGCGGGGTATCCGCAAGCGATGTGGCCGTACTGATGGTCTATTTAAAGGATTAA
- a CDS encoding RsmG family class I SAM-dependent methyltransferase — MKQTIPTYQDAPSSLFTFADELLENNSDALDRYLERLLWWNERVNLVSRAVPRETLREHIRHSLAVSGLEPFQQASTVVDAGTGGGLPGIPLSVANPDKSFVLNDIVTKKILAVRQMARNLGLSNIRVADCSLADLEHEKPFVLLSKHSFKLDEILELSTHLPWTHMILYKGEELAGELDTLAHSPSLTVQVLRLHKASQHPFYEGKALVVVRRENH, encoded by the coding sequence GTGAAACAGACCATTCCCACATACCAGGATGCCCCCTCCTCCCTATTTACCTTTGCCGACGAGCTCTTAGAAAATAATTCCGATGCACTTGACCGCTACCTTGAGCGTCTGCTTTGGTGGAACGAGCGCGTGAATTTGGTAAGCCGGGCTGTTCCACGTGAAACGTTGCGTGAGCATATACGTCATTCTCTTGCTGTGAGCGGACTAGAGCCCTTTCAACAAGCCTCCACTGTGGTGGATGCCGGCACCGGCGGAGGGCTTCCGGGTATACCTCTTTCCGTGGCAAACCCCGATAAATCTTTTGTGCTGAATGACATTGTGACCAAAAAAATACTCGCCGTACGCCAGATGGCGCGGAACCTGGGACTAAGCAATATCCGTGTGGCGGACTGTTCACTCGCAGATCTCGAACACGAGAAGCCCTTCGTTCTACTTTCCAAGCACTCCTTTAAACTGGACGAAATTCTGGAGTTGTCCACGCATCTTCCCTGGACGCATATGATCCTCTACAAGGGGGAGGAGCTTGCCGGTGAGCTGGATACACTGGCCCACTCCCCTAGTTTGACTGTGCAGGTATTGCGTCTGCATAAAGCCTCCCAGCATCCCTTTTACGAGGGTAAAGCCCTGGTGGTGGTTCGCCGCGAAAACCACTAA